AAAACAATCTAGAAAACTGGTGTAGATTTAGTTCTAATAAGCTCAGAAGGAAAATAAATATACCTTTCTCCATTGGCCGGAAGTAGTgcacgagttatttccctttagaTTCTTGTATCATTGCAAATATAAAGGTTTGATTTTACAATTTGACCCttttcaataaaatgtatttaaaacaatatttatattttcgtTATTGGTAATGTAACATAAATGAATTCAACTGAGATGTCCTGGTCGATGAGCCCCTtaccacacacacaaagacTGTTTACAAGAATGGAGGACAACATTTGAAACTGACAGTGCCgaaacatacatataacacaCTTTAGGTATCTAAAAAGGTGATGGTTAATATGAAACgtattggatttttttcttttacaaacAGTTATTATGTGAGCATTGATTTAtgtggttttattatatcatattcatGTGAAATACACGATAAAAAAGTTGATCGTGTTTGAACTTGTCCGCCGTGTGGATACCATTTTCCTGTTTATCGATAAACGGCTCGcgtatttgaatttatttatttttcattatgttATTATCTTTATGGTTAAAGTCATTCATTCTATAGGATGCGTGGCGAGAACTATCGCAAACACCATGCGCACTCTGATTGCAATTGTCAGCTGATTGTACATGTCAtgcacagggacatgtctagtcttatagTTATATGATAACAAGTGGCCAggaatacctatatatataaattacaattaaattacaaattagtgtatgtctggtgtaAGACAAGAGTAATCTACTATATAAAATAGTGGAATTCTCTTGACATCATTTGGTAGTGTATGCAAGTATTTAGtaaaattccttagacaattggtcttcagaaaattgaaatcccatggcccaagtcatttttccatatacacattttgtaaacacatgacatattgttgaaaagtaGCATAACTGTAATGTGTCATGCAAATGCTTGCATCATCCAGTTCATACTCACTCAAATATTTGAAGTCAATGCAATAATGCACTGttctctgtaaaaaaaaaaaaaaaaaaaaaacatcttgaTTGTAAGTTATAAGTAATCTCATGTGATggtttgtcagaaaatataggAATGTTGTTAACATgatgtatgtcaggactcaaacttttcatagccaatcAGGCCAACACcaagatattttatatagacCGATCAGGTTTTCTATAGCATCTATGAATATCTGGATCTATTAAGTATTTCATTATTACATATGATAATGTCAAGGTGTCAGTAGATACACTCTGTCCCAGCTACTAAGTTTTTGCATGGTCAATTTAGGGACTGTTCATGAAACTGTACGAAAATATTGTATCTATTACAAAATGGTCAATAGATTAAACAAAGGATAATGATTAAAGGATATTAAGGGACTAGAAAAGtgagttttgatataattatagttTCTTAAGAACTAGACTAAGTGAAGGTCATATATTGGTAGCCTTTGTGCCAATATCCATCTGAGATCTcttgttgaaatattatatttgatattttgtagaTTGTTGCAAGGTTTTGCAAAAGAAACCATTCTTGAGATAAGATGGATTTGGAAGATGAAGCTGATTTCACTGATGATGAGATCAGATATGAATTATCAAAACTAGGATACAACAATGTGCCTGACACCAGATTGAAAGAATTTAAGAAAGGTGAATATTGCCATTTCCTTTCCAATAGATAAAGAAACCATTATCTTTCTGGTTTGTCCAACAAAGTGAAGTCTACAAAAGAGTTGATAATAAAAGATGGATAGTAAGTAATACACAAAATGTTTGGTATTGATGAATGAAAAATGgataaaaatacatatacatgtatatatagttacttgCATTGTCTAATACTGGCAATAACTTCATTTTACTGAGTCAATGAGGTAATAGTGACAGTACAGACAAAGAAGTTTGTTTTCAATACAATCCACCATTTATCGAGGCACAATCACAAAGtcacattatctgttatatgaTATTTGTACCATGAGATGTAACCACATCTTCTTtccacaaaaaaaacccccatcAGATTGAATTCAGATCAACTTTTCACTGCCCACAAAATTTTACCAGAAAAGGCCTTCactatcgctatttctgaagcacacaaaaattacatatttatggTTGAATATTGTAGATCTTAAAGTGTTAATTCAGCATGAGTACAGCAAAGAAAGTTCACAAAACAACAGTATCCTATCACATCATGCTCCGGACGAATCAGCTTCAACCAATGGTAAGTAACGCTGCTCTGGTAAAACTGAATAATCTCATTGTTTCCTTATTTAATATACGTTAAGTAAAAGCAAATGTTTATTTAGAGTTGTAACAAAGGTTTCTGTAAcaatgtagataatgttttaaAGTCAAAGGTTTAGATAAAAAGGATGTTTTGTTCCTAGTTTATTTATAGCTATTCTATTGAATCAGTGCTTTATGAGAtaattttcacattgtttttacCTATAGTGATAAGATACACTCTGCTTTGAACAGGTTTTCCACACGGCTATAATAGGAGTCCTTTAGAAGAGTCACAACAAAGACCTACAACACAAGATTCCTGGAGGGTGAGTAAAACCTTCACAACATGTAGTATAATAGTAGTTCTAACTCCAGGTGTTTTAGAGTATAAAGTACCTACAGATGGATTGTTATATGTTACAACATAATGTGAAGTGTAAGGGCTATTGCGTAGGCGTTATATTCCAAGTATATTGATAgaattttttatgttttgtggTCGAGATAGTTTTGTGGTCAagatttgaagagttttaaatAAGAAGTATTAGATTTTGTTAGATGAAGAACACAAAAGCATCAAGTTTGAGagatatttaatataataattcaGTTGATAACTGACATATTTCTACAATATGgataattttcaattatttccaAACATAGATACCCAATCACCAAAGAGGTAAGGAGAACAGGTATGACCTTGGGACTGACCCAATCCTGAGGAAACCTCTTGGTCCAGCCCCAAAACATATAGGTGGGAACTTTTCCATGTATGACTCAACAACAGATACCTCACACCTCCAGCATAGGGATGATGTATCAGACACGGATACTGAGCGCAGAATGGTCAAACGTAAAGTGTTAAGGTAACGACTTCAAAACACTGTAATCATCTTATTGTCAGAGTGGAACATCAGGGTCAAGTTCATAGGTAAATGCACAAACAAACCTTGACATACAGGTGTAGTTAATTCTGAAGTTGTCTTTGGACCAATGCATCAACATCATCCCATAAGCTTGGCCTGATCTTTATTCATCGTTCGGTTGTACATGTTCAAAGTACTCTGAATATGCCAAGTATATCTGATGTTGTCACTGAAAATCAGTTGAGTAAGATGTTACTTTCCAAAATGTTACATATTCAATtcttgtcatatatataaagttaGGAATTACACAATATAATGCATTTCAAAAGGATTTTGTTCACACACAATGAAAACCAGTAAAAAGTAAATTCAATCTAACTGAAATTAGACTGTATTGCAGTTTATTGTCGTAGAGGAGCACAAGTCTAACTGTAATTGGATTGGAAGTTATTGCTTTTTACTTCACTTAAATTTGAAATTCCGACTTTGGATGGTAAAAGAAGATAATGATTGAGTACATTGcatttttacctgtgtataccaGGGATTTTATACTTAATTTTATTATGATAAATGCCAAGGGAACACTGGGCATTTCCTTGTCATGAAGGAGTATTAAGTTGATGTGACAAATTCCTGCTTGGagatacaggtaggactttGCTATAAGCAATAATTTGTTATACCTTTCAGTAATAATCATGAATTTCATTCCTTGCAGGAAAAAAG
This DNA window, taken from Pecten maximus chromosome 3, xPecMax1.1, whole genome shotgun sequence, encodes the following:
- the LOC117323931 gene encoding hydrolethalus syndrome protein 1 homolog, with the translated sequence MDLEDEADFTDDEIRYELSKLGYNNVPDTRLKEFKKDLKVLIQHEYSKESSQNNSILSHHAPDESASTNGFPHGYNRSPLEESQQRPTTQDSWRIPNHQRGKENRYDLGTDPILRKPLGPAPKHIGGNFSMYDSTTDTSHLQHRDDVSDTDTERRMVKRKVLRKKDDGSKVIDESMSDIGSILDLDERLRDLGIDDDRTSRRPQSSREVPPYRLSADDQRPASVILRSAKHPHTKNLRKSDPVARYQQFQQSWSHQKAPGEKVHKNLRWNIREHMLNQDQVLEKKSQRVFVPNKYVVPTDKKRRDLRWQIRMDIAQGQMPPHGFYHEY